The following proteins come from a genomic window of Aequorivita marisscotiae:
- a CDS encoding TerB family tellurite resistance protein, translating to MIRWLLAVLGYFLYRFPGAVAGFIIGSLLDNLSVKGKTFQTSFGSSRQVTPADFELNLLSLASLVIKADGQVSQTELDYVRQYFVQAYGRERANATFKVFNEVIKKREISAQSICSLLRQRTRYESRLQILHFLFSIANADGSVSTAEVNEINRIAGFLGVYARDFESIKAMFFKNPDSAYKILEIDKTATNAEIKAAYRTMVKKYHPDKLQHMDEAHQKGGEEKFNKVQEAYEQLQKERGF from the coding sequence ATGATTCGTTGGTTATTAGCCGTACTAGGTTATTTTTTATATCGCTTCCCCGGTGCTGTGGCAGGATTTATAATTGGAAGCCTATTAGATAACCTAAGTGTAAAAGGCAAGACTTTTCAAACATCATTTGGTTCGTCACGACAAGTTACCCCGGCAGATTTTGAGCTAAACTTACTATCATTGGCTTCTTTAGTTATAAAGGCCGATGGGCAGGTTAGCCAAACCGAATTGGATTACGTTAGGCAGTATTTTGTGCAAGCTTACGGCCGGGAGCGGGCTAATGCAACTTTTAAGGTTTTTAACGAAGTAATTAAAAAGCGTGAAATATCTGCACAAAGCATTTGTAGCCTTTTGCGCCAAAGAACGCGTTATGAAAGCAGGTTGCAAATTCTTCACTTTTTATTCAGTATTGCAAATGCAGATGGAAGCGTTTCTACTGCCGAAGTAAATGAAATAAACCGTATTGCGGGTTTCTTGGGCGTTTACGCTCGCGACTTTGAAAGCATAAAAGCCATGTTCTTTAAAAATCCGGACAGCGCCTACAAAATTTTGGAAATTGACAAAACAGCCACGAATGCCGAAATAAAAGCCGCCTATCGCACAATGGTAAAAAAATACCACCCCGACAAACTACAGCATATGGACGAAGCACACCAAAAAGGAGGCGAAGAAAAGTTCAATAAAGTGCAGGAGGCCTACGAGCAGCTTCAAAAAGAGCGTGGATTTTAA
- a CDS encoding thioredoxin family protein, translating into MKRIFVLLICFLVWASSASSQEEGAVNWLTFEQLEDSLKTNPKKVFIDFYADWCGPCLQMQRHVFTDKKIIKLLSKQYYAVKMNVESTDTIQFGNDVFFNERQNRRNPIHQIPLLMASRKNKPFSLPALIILDEKFKAQARYFQYLNVEQLSEILEKTISEKQ; encoded by the coding sequence ATGAAACGAATTTTTGTTTTGCTAATTTGTTTTTTGGTTTGGGCCAGTTCCGCTTCTTCGCAGGAGGAAGGAGCGGTAAACTGGCTTACTTTTGAACAATTGGAAGATTCGTTAAAAACAAATCCGAAAAAAGTGTTTATCGATTTTTATGCAGATTGGTGTGGCCCGTGTTTGCAAATGCAGCGCCATGTTTTTACCGATAAAAAAATAATTAAATTATTAAGTAAGCAGTATTACGCGGTAAAAATGAATGTAGAAAGTACCGATACCATTCAGTTTGGCAATGATGTTTTTTTTAATGAACGGCAGAACCGCAGAAACCCCATTCATCAAATTCCATTGCTAATGGCGAGCAGAAAAAACAAACCATTTTCGTTACCAGCGCTCATTATTTTAGATGAAAAATTTAAGGCACAAGCCCGGTATTTTCAATATTTAAATGTGGAACAACTGTCAGAAATTTTAGAAAAAACTATATCTGAAAAACAATAA
- a CDS encoding Hsp20/alpha crystallin family protein, with product MSTVMNVPKNGGLTRTTNNSSSYLPTWSSWIDDIFNRELSSTFSQNFNTGMSLPKVNIKETADAYFVEMAVPGLKKSDFNINLENQVLSIATEVEENNEETKENYTRKEFGYSSFKRSFTLPETVEDGKIKATYNEGVLRIHLPKKEEAKQKPPRNIQIS from the coding sequence ATGAGCACAGTAATGAATGTTCCTAAAAATGGAGGTTTAACTAGAACAACCAATAATAGTTCCAGCTACCTCCCTACTTGGTCCTCTTGGATAGACGATATTTTTAACAGGGAATTATCTTCCACCTTTTCGCAAAATTTCAATACCGGAATGAGTCTTCCTAAAGTAAATATTAAGGAAACCGCCGATGCGTATTTTGTGGAAATGGCAGTTCCGGGTCTAAAAAAATCTGATTTTAATATAAATCTGGAAAACCAAGTACTTTCTATTGCAACCGAGGTGGAAGAAAATAACGAAGAGACCAAGGAGAATTACACTCGAAAGGAATTTGGTTACTCCTCCTTTAAACGAAGTTTTACCCTTCCTGAAACCGTGGAAGACGGGAAAATTAAAGCTACTTATAACGAGGGAGTTTTACGAATCCATCTTCCAAAAAAAGAGGAAGCAAAACAAAAACCGCCTCGCAATATCCAAATTTCTTAA
- a CDS encoding lysophospholipid acyltransferase family protein, with protein sequence MKALLKLISYPFSVLFYLFFGITILVFHPLQWAAFNWFGYSAHKKMVDAFNWTLLRCLNVVGTTFSIKIDKNIPENVPLIIVSNHQSMWDISPISWYLRKYHPKFISKVELGKGIPSISFNLRHGGSILIDRKNPRQAIVEMVKFSKYLQTHNRSGVIFPEGTRSKTGAPKPFRRTGLQTLFKKIPDGYVVPVTINNSWKLQRNGMFPIQMGVCLELIAHPAIKISDFEVEELIDNVEKTVISKIHE encoded by the coding sequence ATGAAAGCACTCTTAAAACTTATAAGCTATCCCTTTTCAGTATTGTTTTACCTATTTTTTGGGATAACCATATTGGTTTTTCATCCATTGCAATGGGCTGCGTTTAATTGGTTCGGGTACAGCGCCCATAAAAAAATGGTCGATGCTTTTAATTGGACACTTTTGCGATGTTTAAATGTTGTGGGAACAACTTTCAGTATAAAAATAGATAAAAATATTCCCGAAAACGTACCACTTATAATTGTTTCCAATCATCAGAGTATGTGGGATATTTCGCCCATAAGCTGGTATTTGCGAAAATATCATCCCAAGTTTATTTCGAAAGTTGAATTGGGCAAGGGAATTCCGTCCATATCTTTTAACCTGCGCCATGGCGGTTCAATTTTAATAGATAGAAAAAACCCACGACAAGCCATTGTTGAAATGGTGAAGTTTTCAAAATATCTTCAAACGCACAACCGCAGCGGCGTTATTTTTCCGGAAGGAACACGGAGTAAAACTGGAGCGCCAAAACCTTTTAGAAGAACCGGTTTACAAACGCTTTTCAAAAAAATTCCGGATGGGTATGTTGTGCCGGTAACCATAAATAATTCGTGGAAATTACAACGGAATGGAATGTTTCCGATACAAATGGGCGTTTGCTTAGAATTAATTGCACATCCCGCCATTAAAATTTCAGATTTTGAAGTGGAAGAATTAATTGATAATGTAGAAAAAACGGTTATTTCAAAAATACACGAATAA
- a CDS encoding metal-dependent transcriptional regulator, which produces MMTLAEENYLKAIFHLELESTGEISTNAIAESMETKPSSVTDMVQKLAEKKMLIYKRYKGAQLTEKGRKIAASVIRKHRLWEVFLVEKLNFHWDEVHEIAEQLEHIQSDELITRLDKFLGSPDFDPHGDPIPDKHGVLKRTEKKLLSEIEKNQQGVCVGVKESSTEFLQYLDKKQISIGTKIKVLGKEFFDGSMVISVGKDQFFISKTVAENIYVQTL; this is translated from the coding sequence ATGATGACACTTGCTGAAGAAAATTATTTAAAAGCAATATTCCATCTGGAATTGGAAAGCACGGGAGAGATTAGCACCAACGCCATTGCTGAGAGTATGGAAACCAAGCCATCTTCAGTGACAGACATGGTGCAAAAATTGGCAGAGAAAAAAATGCTTATTTACAAACGCTACAAAGGTGCTCAACTAACTGAAAAAGGCAGAAAAATTGCTGCTTCCGTAATACGGAAACATCGTTTATGGGAAGTTTTTTTAGTGGAAAAATTAAATTTCCATTGGGACGAAGTCCACGAAATTGCGGAACAATTGGAACATATTCAATCTGATGAGTTAATTACGCGTCTCGATAAATTTTTAGGCAGCCCCGATTTTGATCCTCATGGCGATCCCATCCCCGATAAACACGGCGTGTTAAAACGTACCGAAAAAAAATTGCTTTCAGAAATTGAGAAAAATCAGCAGGGAGTTTGCGTGGGTGTAAAAGAATCCAGCACAGAATTTTTACAGTATCTCGACAAAAAACAAATAAGTATAGGCACTAAAATAAAGGTATTGGGTAAGGAATTTTTTGATGGCTCTATGGTTATTTCCGTGGGAAAAGATCAGTTTTTTATTTCGAAAACCGTTGCTGAAAATATTTACGTGCAAACACTTTAA
- a CDS encoding HD domain-containing protein — translation MISVTFEELIQNTIAFVKDELKNAEGGHDWFHVERVYKNALLISEGENVNKTVVALGALLHDIADSKFHSGDETVGPKKARQFLKFQNVSEEIIAHVVKIIENISFKGGNRTQSFSSKELDVVQDADRLDALGAIGIARTFNFGGFKNRKLYDPEIKPNLKMTPSEYKASSAPTINHFYEKLLLLKDRMNTETGKKIAAQRHDFMEAFLQQFYAEWNGTR, via the coding sequence ATGATTTCAGTTACTTTTGAAGAATTAATTCAGAATACAATTGCTTTTGTAAAAGATGAATTAAAAAATGCCGAAGGCGGCCACGATTGGTTTCATGTGGAACGGGTTTATAAAAACGCGCTCCTAATTTCCGAAGGTGAAAATGTGAATAAAACAGTTGTTGCTCTTGGAGCTTTACTTCACGATATAGCCGATTCAAAATTTCACAGTGGCGACGAAACGGTTGGTCCTAAAAAGGCACGACAATTTTTAAAATTTCAAAATGTTTCTGAAGAAATTATAGCCCACGTTGTAAAAATTATTGAAAATATTTCGTTTAAAGGCGGCAACAGAACTCAAAGTTTTAGCTCAAAAGAATTAGATGTCGTGCAAGATGCAGATAGGTTAGATGCGTTGGGAGCTATTGGCATTGCGCGCACTTTTAATTTCGGCGGATTTAAAAACAGAAAACTTTACGACCCCGAAATTAAACCGAATTTAAAAATGACTCCATCTGAATACAAAGCGTCAAGCGCACCTACTATTAATCATTTTTATGAAAAATTGCTGCTTTTAAAAGATCGAATGAATACCGAAACCGGAAAGAAAATTGCCGCCCAAAGACATGATTTTATGGAAGCGTTTTTACAACAATTTTATGCCGAATGGAATGGCACAAGGTAG
- a CDS encoding metal ABC transporter ATP-binding protein, giving the protein MKQKIAVQIDDLTVAYNYKPVLWDIDLSVPEGVLMAIVGPNGAGKSTLIKAILGIIKPIAGSISIYGKPYSKQRKLVAYVPQKGSVDWDFPTTALDVVMMGTYGSLGWIKRPGTKEKKIALESMEKVGMLPYKNRQISQLSGGQQQRVFLARALVQDASIYFMDEPFQGVDATTEIAIINILKELRKAGKTVIVVHHDLQTVPEYFDWVTFLNVKKIATGPVKDIFNDDNLTKTYGINYKVAVNK; this is encoded by the coding sequence ATGAAGCAAAAAATTGCAGTTCAGATAGACGACCTTACCGTAGCGTATAATTATAAACCTGTGTTATGGGATATTGATCTGTCCGTTCCCGAAGGTGTGCTAATGGCTATTGTAGGTCCAAATGGTGCGGGTAAATCTACTCTTATAAAAGCTATTTTGGGCATCATAAAACCCATTGCGGGCAGTATATCTATCTATGGCAAACCGTATTCAAAACAACGAAAATTAGTGGCTTATGTCCCCCAGAAAGGCAGTGTAGATTGGGATTTTCCCACAACTGCGCTCGATGTGGTAATGATGGGCACCTATGGTAGTTTGGGCTGGATAAAGCGACCGGGGACAAAGGAGAAAAAAATTGCCTTAGAATCTATGGAAAAAGTTGGTATGCTTCCCTACAAAAATAGGCAGATAAGCCAATTAAGCGGCGGCCAGCAACAACGTGTTTTTTTAGCGAGGGCTTTGGTACAGGATGCTTCCATCTATTTTATGGACGAACCGTTTCAGGGCGTTGATGCTACTACCGAAATTGCAATTATTAATATTTTAAAGGAATTGCGAAAAGCTGGAAAGACCGTAATTGTAGTTCATCACGATTTACAAACCGTACCGGAATACTTTGATTGGGTAACTTTTTTAAATGTGAAGAAAATAGCCACCGGGCCGGTGAAAGATATTTTTAACGATGATAATCTAACCAAAACTTACGGCATAAATTATAAGGTTGCGGTGAACAAATAG
- a CDS encoding metal ABC transporter solute-binding protein, Zn/Mn family has product MKKLIVLAILTLLISCNDKATDDGRIKVVTTTTMLTDAVSEIGGDNISLEGLMGAGVDPHLYKASEGDVSKLYNADIIFYSGLHLEGKLVDIFEKMEGSKNTVSLGDRLPKEQLIASENFASNFDPHVWFNIQFFKQFAQIITEELSKADPKNAESYSENNTIYQKKLDNLESEVKAIIATLPKEKRILVTAHDAFNYFGKAYDFKVVGLQGISTATEAGVKDVQNLSDFIIQNNIKAIFVESSVPRRTIEALRASVLSKNHNVEIGGSLYSDALGNTGTVEGTYIGMFKYNVNTIVNALK; this is encoded by the coding sequence ATGAAAAAACTTATAGTACTAGCAATTTTAACCCTTCTAATTAGCTGTAATGACAAGGCTACGGACGATGGTAGAATAAAAGTTGTAACTACAACTACCATGCTAACCGATGCTGTTTCTGAAATTGGAGGGGACAATATTTCGTTAGAAGGACTTATGGGCGCTGGTGTAGATCCGCATCTTTACAAGGCGAGCGAAGGAGACGTTTCAAAACTTTACAACGCCGATATTATTTTTTATAGTGGCCTGCATTTGGAGGGAAAATTGGTAGATATATTCGAAAAAATGGAAGGATCCAAAAACACTGTCTCTCTGGGTGATAGGCTTCCGAAAGAGCAATTGATAGCTTCAGAAAATTTTGCTTCAAATTTTGATCCGCATGTTTGGTTCAATATTCAATTTTTCAAACAGTTTGCACAAATAATTACTGAAGAACTATCTAAAGCCGATCCAAAAAATGCCGAAAGCTATTCAGAAAACAACACTATTTATCAAAAAAAATTAGACAATTTAGAAAGCGAAGTCAAGGCTATTATTGCTACCTTACCTAAAGAAAAGCGCATTTTAGTAACAGCGCACGATGCCTTTAATTACTTCGGAAAAGCGTACGATTTTAAGGTAGTTGGGCTACAAGGCATTTCTACCGCAACCGAAGCGGGCGTAAAAGATGTGCAAAATCTTTCGGATTTTATTATTCAAAATAACATAAAAGCCATTTTTGTGGAAAGCTCCGTACCACGCCGAACTATTGAAGCGCTGCGAGCGTCTGTGCTGTCTAAAAACCACAATGTGGAAATTGGCGGCTCGCTCTACAGTGATGCTCTCGGAAATACGGGCACAGTAGAAGGCACCTACATTGGGATGTTTAAATACAACGTAAATACAATTGTAAACGCACTTAAGTAA
- a CDS encoding PA0069 family radical SAM protein, with protein sequence MSDTILKGRGAQKNVHNRFSENQHEVLNEYLNFCEAEGEEADKNKTKYIEIFPKTFVNKVNSPDVGMGFSANPYQGCEHGCVYCYARNSHEYWGYGAGLDFERKILFKRNAPQLLEEKITSKNWQGETIVFSGNTDCYQPLERKMEITRKCLEVMLKWKHPTGIITKNSLILRDLDILKEMAKLNIISVNLSITSLSEDTRRLLEPRTASIKQRLKTVEILSANGIPVRVMMAPIIPSLNSHEILPLVKKVAELGAKDVSYTIVRLNGQIAEIFTDWAHKTIPDKAERILNQIAECHGGNLNDSNWGRRIKGEGTISEQIKNTMAIAKKRYLNNRVAAPLDTSHFLQLKNPQTTLF encoded by the coding sequence ATGTCTGATACTATTTTAAAAGGTCGTGGCGCCCAAAAAAATGTTCACAATCGTTTCTCCGAAAACCAACACGAAGTGCTGAATGAGTATTTAAACTTCTGTGAAGCGGAAGGCGAAGAAGCAGATAAAAACAAAACAAAGTACATTGAAATTTTCCCCAAAACCTTTGTAAACAAAGTAAATAGCCCAGACGTTGGAATGGGTTTTTCGGCAAATCCCTATCAAGGATGCGAGCACGGTTGCGTGTATTGCTACGCCCGAAATAGTCACGAATATTGGGGGTACGGCGCGGGCTTGGATTTTGAACGGAAAATTCTTTTTAAAAGAAATGCACCCCAACTTTTAGAGGAAAAAATCACTTCAAAAAATTGGCAGGGCGAAACAATTGTATTTTCAGGAAATACAGATTGCTACCAACCTTTGGAGCGCAAAATGGAAATAACCCGAAAATGTTTGGAAGTAATGTTGAAGTGGAAACACCCAACCGGCATTATCACTAAAAATTCATTGATACTTCGCGATCTGGATATTTTAAAAGAAATGGCTAAACTGAACATAATTTCGGTAAATCTTTCCATTACTTCGCTTTCTGAAGATACGCGCAGATTGTTAGAACCTCGAACTGCAAGCATAAAGCAACGCCTTAAAACTGTGGAGATACTTTCGGCCAATGGCATTCCCGTTCGGGTAATGATGGCGCCAATAATTCCATCGTTAAACAGCCACGAAATTCTTCCTTTAGTAAAAAAAGTTGCAGAGCTCGGAGCAAAGGATGTTAGCTACACCATTGTTCGCCTAAACGGACAGATTGCTGAAATCTTTACAGATTGGGCGCATAAAACCATTCCCGATAAAGCGGAGCGAATTTTAAATCAAATAGCCGAATGCCACGGCGGAAACCTCAACGATAGCAATTGGGGAAGACGAATAAAAGGCGAAGGCACCATTAGCGAGCAAATTAAAAACACGATGGCCATTGCTAAAAAACGGTATTTAAATAATAGGGTAGCAGCGCCTTTAGATACATCGCATTTTCTGCAGCTTAAAAATCCACAGACTACGTTGTTTTAG
- a CDS encoding TonB-dependent receptor has product MKFFQCFFLFSATIVSAQVNKSTISGTVTTQGNPIPFAQVFVKGAMQGASADEDGKYQFYLDEGTFTIVAQSQGYTSESKTITIENKQFVSLNFELSERNEELDQVVVTGTRTAKRRVDSPVIVNLINSETLEKVVATDLANGLRFQPGLRVETDCQTCNYTQIRMNGLQGGYSQILINGRSIFSPLTGLYGLEQIPVNMIERIEVVRGGVSALYGSSAIGGTVNVITKIPKQNNYSLSNTYESIDGKAYQNVINGNATVVNKDYNAGANFFVSNRNRTAYDANDDNFSELPELKSNSFGVNAFYLPSENSKLEMSISSLNEYRYGGEMVDKPAYLANQSEERTHNVLMGSLDYQINFNEDKSSLIVYYGAQKTDRDHYTGIIPDDQAEQQAFFAAPPYGVSEVTTYQGGAQYNHKINSFLGGKTVLTGGLEYVYDDVFDQIETYNYLTDQTTKNLGAFVQNDWDIFKNINFLSGFRIDKHNLVDHAIFSPRLSLLYKLKETTQFRLGWGTGFRGPQAFDTDLHIAFAGGGVSRISLAEDLFEEKSNSFTASVNYDKATEHFIAGFTVEGFYTHLKDAFYLFPLGEDDYGERFEKRNGNGATVKGITLEARANYDYLLELDAGFTIQSSLFNEAVLNIDSLPAKREFLRTPNNYGYATLTYTPTKKLSATANLVYTGTMDILHLAGPNTGQAINEYYATPSFTELSLRMGYTINLSKINTGLELYGGVKNITNSYQNDFDFGKNRDSNYVYGPGAPRTVFAGLKIKSI; this is encoded by the coding sequence ATGAAATTTTTTCAATGTTTTTTTCTTTTTTCAGCAACCATAGTCTCGGCCCAAGTAAATAAATCTACAATTTCCGGAACAGTAACGACTCAGGGCAATCCCATTCCTTTTGCACAGGTTTTTGTTAAAGGCGCTATGCAAGGTGCAAGTGCTGACGAGGATGGTAAGTATCAATTTTATTTAGACGAAGGCACGTTTACAATCGTAGCGCAATCGCAAGGATACACATCCGAAAGCAAAACTATTACTATAGAAAATAAGCAATTTGTATCTCTGAATTTTGAATTATCTGAACGAAATGAAGAACTGGATCAAGTTGTAGTTACGGGTACACGTACTGCAAAACGCCGGGTAGATTCACCTGTAATTGTAAATTTAATTAACAGTGAAACTCTCGAAAAGGTAGTTGCCACAGATTTAGCCAATGGCCTGCGTTTTCAGCCAGGGCTACGCGTAGAAACCGATTGTCAGACATGTAATTACACGCAAATTCGAATGAATGGATTACAGGGTGGCTACTCACAAATACTCATTAATGGCCGCTCCATTTTCAGTCCGTTAACCGGTTTATACGGCCTAGAACAAATTCCTGTAAATATGATTGAACGTATTGAAGTTGTTCGCGGTGGCGTTTCGGCACTCTACGGATCTAGTGCCATTGGCGGAACGGTAAACGTAATTACTAAAATTCCGAAACAAAATAATTATAGCTTAAGCAATACTTACGAAAGTATTGACGGTAAAGCGTATCAAAATGTAATTAACGGAAATGCCACAGTTGTAAACAAAGATTACAATGCAGGAGCAAATTTTTTTGTAAGTAATAGAAATAGAACTGCTTATGATGCCAATGATGATAACTTTTCTGAATTGCCCGAATTAAAAAGCAATTCATTTGGAGTAAATGCTTTTTATCTTCCCAGTGAAAATTCAAAACTTGAGATGAGTATTAGCAGCCTAAACGAATATCGTTACGGCGGCGAAATGGTTGACAAACCTGCATATCTAGCAAATCAATCGGAAGAGCGTACCCACAATGTTTTAATGGGAAGTTTAGATTATCAAATTAATTTTAATGAAGATAAAAGTTCGCTCATAGTGTATTATGGCGCTCAAAAAACAGATCGCGATCATTACACGGGAATAATACCTGATGATCAAGCGGAGCAACAAGCCTTTTTTGCGGCTCCACCATACGGTGTATCCGAAGTTACAACGTATCAAGGTGGAGCGCAATACAACCACAAGATCAATAGCTTTTTAGGTGGAAAAACGGTGCTAACTGGGGGTCTGGAATACGTTTATGACGATGTTTTTGATCAAATTGAAACGTACAACTACCTAACAGATCAAACCACTAAAAATTTGGGTGCTTTTGTACAAAATGACTGGGACATTTTTAAAAATATTAATTTTCTTTCCGGGTTCCGAATAGACAAACACAACTTGGTAGATCACGCCATTTTTAGTCCGCGACTTTCACTTTTGTACAAATTAAAGGAAACTACACAATTTCGGCTTGGATGGGGTACAGGTTTTCGCGGGCCACAAGCGTTTGATACAGATTTGCACATAGCCTTTGCTGGCGGCGGAGTATCGCGAATTTCACTTGCTGAAGATTTATTTGAAGAGAAATCCAACAGTTTTACCGCTTCGGTAAATTACGATAAAGCTACCGAGCACTTTATAGCGGGCTTTACTGTTGAAGGATTTTACACACATTTAAAAGATGCGTTTTATCTTTTTCCGTTGGGGGAGGATGATTATGGTGAGCGTTTTGAAAAACGCAATGGTAATGGCGCTACCGTAAAAGGAATTACTTTGGAGGCGAGAGCCAATTACGACTATTTGCTAGAACTGGATGCCGGATTTACCATTCAATCTAGTTTGTTTAACGAGGCCGTTTTAAATATTGATAGCCTTCCGGCAAAACGCGAATTTTTACGAACTCCCAATAATTACGGATACGCAACACTAACGTACACTCCTACCAAAAAACTGAGCGCAACTGCCAATTTGGTGTACACGGGCACTATGGATATTCTTCACCTTGCTGGCCCAAATACGGGGCAGGCTATAAATGAATATTACGCAACTCCTAGTTTTACTGAATTGAGTTTGCGAATGGGTTACACTATTAATCTCTCAAAAATAAACACCGGACTTGAACTTTATGGAGGTGTAAAAAATATAACCAATAGCTATCAAAATGATTTCGACTTCGGGAAAAATCGCGACAGTAATTATGTTTACGGACCGGGAGCACCGCGCACTGTTTTCGCGGGTTTAAAAATTAAGTCTATCTAA
- a CDS encoding BrxA/BrxB family bacilliredoxin: MYPPELIKPMREDLTKVGFSELHTAADVETALEKEGTTLVVVNSVCGCAAANARPGAAMSIQNDKKPDHLVTVFAGVDREAVDAARANMVPFPPSSPSMALFKNGELVHMLERHHIEGRPAQMIAENLKGAYNEYC; this comes from the coding sequence ATGTATCCACCAGAATTAATAAAACCAATGCGCGAAGACCTTACAAAAGTAGGTTTTTCTGAATTACATACCGCAGCCGATGTAGAAACGGCTTTAGAAAAAGAAGGAACAACCTTGGTAGTGGTAAACTCGGTTTGCGGTTGCGCAGCTGCCAATGCACGTCCGGGAGCAGCCATGTCTATCCAAAACGATAAAAAACCTGACCACTTGGTAACGGTTTTTGCCGGAGTAGATCGTGAGGCCGTAGATGCGGCAAGAGCAAATATGGTTCCGTTCCCACCAAGTTCACCATCAATGGCTTTGTTTAAAAACGGCGAATTGGTACATATGTTAGAGCGTCACCATATTGAAGGCCGCCCTGCACAAATGATTGCTGAAAACCTAAAAGGAGCATACAACGAATATTGCTAA